Proteins co-encoded in one Magnetococcales bacterium genomic window:
- a CDS encoding transposase — MGDHDNGYKRLFSHQTMVRDLMLGFVKEAWVKEVDFSTL, encoded by the coding sequence ATGGGCGATCATGACAATGGCTACAAACGGCTTTTTTCTCACCAGACCATGGTCCGGGATCTCATGCTGGGATTCGTCAAAGAGGCCTGGGTCAAAGAGGTCGATTTTTCCACCCTGGA